Below is a genomic region from Candidatus Hydrogenedentota bacterium.
TCAGCGAGGTGGTGCAGGACGCGCTGGGGGCCACGGGCTTGGAGCAAGCGCCCCGGCTCCGCAAGCCGCGCTTGCTCTCGGACAACGGCTCGGGACTGGTGGGAAAGGCCTTTCGGGACTATGTGGAGGGCGTGGGCATCACCCCCATCCTGGCCAGCCCGTACCACCCCCAGACCAACGGCAAAATTGAGCGCTATCATCGGTCGCTCAAAGAGCGTGTTCTCCTGACCGTCCACACCATGCCGTGGGACCTGACCGAGGAGATCGCGGCGTTTGTGGCATACTACAATTCCGAGCGCTACCACGAAGCCCTGGGCAACGTGACGCCCGATGACGTATACTTCGGAAGAAGGGAGGCGATACTGGAAGCACGGGACAAACTCAAGGCCGAAACACGGGCTCGAAGGCGAGCCATCAACCTGGGCAAAGAAGCCGAATCTCTACCCTAATTCCGGGGCCTATGTGTCCCAAATGTTCTGAAGACGTACAATGTTCGACTCAGTGACTGTATTGGCAGTTTCTCTTTGCCCGCTGCTTTTTGTCATCTCAGCTGACAATGCAACCGCTCCGCTTGCCCAGGATATTCGACCGTTTCGTTACCAACCCGACGGCGCCGATATCGTGATTGTCAACGGGAAGAATCGTTTCAACCGGCCGCTCTACGGGAGCAACTCCATTTTCTTCACGTATGCGGGAGATCTGCCGGAGATCCTGCTTTCATTGCCGGGCAAGGGGGGAACGCTGCGCTTGGGGATCGCTTCCGCCGGCGCCTCGAAATGGCTGACGGAGGCAGAAACGGTGGTGGCGCGCTATCGGGGTGGCGCGATGCGGTACGAGATCCGTGATGCACTCTTGGCATCCGGGTCGCTCGTAATCGACGTGGTGCCGATGGGTGAGGGGGATGGAGCGCTTGTGCAGGTAGCGGCATCTGGGGATGCGGTGGCGGCGGATCTGGTGTGGGCGTTTGGCGGAGCGTCGGAATTCATGAAGGGGGCGTGGAACTTCGACACGGCGCGCTATGTTCCGGAATCGGCGGTGTTGTTCCAGCCGGAGGATTGTGCGCAGAACGTCTTCACGATTTCGGAGGGAGGATTTGAGCTGCGGGCACCCTGCCACGGCACACGGCCCGTGGCCGGCACAACGCCACCGGGGGCAACGCTGAAGATCGCGGATGCTACGGCGATTGCTGCACCGAACACGCTGTGGGAGTCGATAGCAGGGCAATGTCCGATCCTCGTGGGGCGCCGCGCGCTGGCGCCGGGCGAGACGGTGTTGTTGGGGTTGGAACGGCTTGCGGAAAACGGAGTTCGGCTCGGGGCGGAACAGTTGCCGGCGGCACTTGCGGCCGCGGAGGCACACCGCACAAGTATTGCCGAACGTGTGCGGGTTGTCACTCCCGATCCATACATTAACGCGGCGGTCCCGGCAATGTGCGCGGCGGCCGACGGACTTTGGGACCCGCCCACTTACGCACATGGCGGTGCTGCTTGGCACATGCCATATCTCGGGTGGCGCGGGGCGTACATCGCCAGCGAGTTCGGTTGGTATGATCGCGCGAAGCTCCACTTCCGGACGTTTGCCGCGCTCCAGGTGCAGGAGCCGGCTACCGGTGAGCCGCGCATGGAGCCGAAATACAACTTGGCGCGCCAGGCACTGGATTCAGTTTTCAACACCCGGGGATGCATTCCGCACCTTGCCGTGAAGGATCAGGTGGGCCAATACGACATGCAGCAGGTGTACATCGACCAGCTTCTCTGGCATATCCAGTGGACGGGCGACCTGGAGTTCGCGCGGGAGATGTGGCCTGTATTGACGAAACACCTTGCCTGGGAAAAGCGATGTTTCGATCCGGACGATGACGGCTTGTACGAGAATTACGCCAACACTTTGATCAGCGACGCCCACCATTACAGTGGAAGTCCATGCACGCAGGCGTCGGCCTACGACTACCGAGCGCTGCGGCTCGCAGCCAGGTTGGCCACACTGCTGGGCGAGGACGGCGA
It encodes:
- a CDS encoding integrase core domain-containing protein, with protein sequence SEVVQDALGATGLEQAPRLRKPRLLSDNGSGLVGKAFRDYVEGVGITPILASPYHPQTNGKIERYHRSLKERVLLTVHTMPWDLTEEIAAFVAYYNSERYHEALGNVTPDDVYFGRREAILEARDKLKAETRARRRAINLGKEAESLP